A single window of Oerskovia paurometabola DNA harbors:
- the purM gene encoding phosphoribosylformylglycinamidine cyclo-ligase, protein MSEGLTYAAAGVDTEAGDKAVELMKDAVRRTHGPQVLGGVGGFAGLYDFSEVATYTKPLLATSTDGVGTKVAIAQAMDVHDTIGFDLVGMVVDDIVVVGAKPLFMTDYIACGKVVPERIAGIVRGIAAACEVAGTALVGGETAEHPGLLGEDEYDVAGAATGVVEADRLLGPERVREGDVLIALGSSGLHSNGYSLVRAVVKHAGWELDREVEEFGRTLGEELLEPTRVYASDCLALAHDDAAQVHAFTHVTGGGLAANLARVLPAGLVGTIDRGSWEVPPIFTVVRDLGNVPRRDLENTLNLGVGMVAIVGADGADAALARCTELGLTAWVLGTVGALDPAETSAAGGEDLVVGTKGVHAGAVRLTGDYRN, encoded by the coding sequence GTGTCTGAAGGTCTCACGTACGCCGCAGCCGGTGTCGACACCGAGGCGGGCGACAAGGCCGTCGAGCTGATGAAGGACGCCGTACGCCGTACGCACGGCCCCCAGGTCCTCGGGGGAGTGGGCGGGTTCGCCGGGCTCTACGACTTCAGCGAGGTCGCGACCTACACCAAGCCCCTGCTGGCCACCTCGACCGACGGCGTGGGGACCAAGGTCGCGATCGCGCAGGCGATGGACGTCCACGACACGATCGGGTTCGACCTCGTGGGCATGGTCGTCGACGACATCGTCGTGGTGGGGGCCAAGCCGCTCTTCATGACGGACTACATCGCGTGCGGCAAGGTCGTGCCCGAGCGCATCGCAGGCATCGTCCGTGGCATCGCGGCGGCGTGCGAGGTCGCCGGCACGGCCCTCGTCGGCGGGGAGACGGCCGAGCACCCGGGTCTCCTGGGCGAGGACGAGTACGACGTCGCGGGTGCCGCGACGGGCGTGGTCGAGGCCGACCGCCTCCTGGGCCCCGAGCGGGTGCGCGAGGGCGACGTCCTCATCGCGCTGGGATCGTCGGGCCTGCACTCGAACGGCTACTCGCTAGTGCGTGCGGTCGTGAAGCACGCGGGCTGGGAGCTGGACCGAGAGGTCGAGGAGTTCGGTCGGACGCTCGGCGAGGAGCTGCTCGAGCCCACGCGCGTCTACGCGAGCGACTGCCTGGCCCTGGCCCACGACGACGCGGCGCAGGTGCACGCGTTCACGCACGTCACGGGTGGTGGGCTCGCGGCCAACCTGGCCCGTGTGCTCCCGGCTGGCCTCGTCGGGACGATCGACCGCGGCTCGTGGGAGGTCCCGCCGATCTTCACCGTGGTCCGTGACCTCGGGAACGTGCCTCGACGTGACCTGGAGAACACGCTCAACCTGGGCGTGGGCATGGTCGCGATCGTGGGCGCCGACGGCGCTGACGCCGCCCTCGCGCGATGCACCGAGCTGGGCCTCACGGCCTGGGTCCTGGGCACCGTGGGCGCTCTCGACCCGGCCGAGACGTCTGCCGCCGGGGGAGAGGACCTGGTGGTCGGCACCAAGGGCGTCCACGCAGGGGCTGTGCGCCTGACGGGTGACTACCGCAACTGA
- a CDS encoding DUF3073 domain-containing protein, whose protein sequence is MHPDHVPLDSEQTKHTPGAARRSTLPPRFYVEGVGAMGRGRQKAKQTKVARALKYYSPETNYQALEQELTGHSHTDLATDPRYGARSSEDNSGEYDQPFAGWSDDR, encoded by the coding sequence ATGCATCCGGACCATGTACCGTTGGACTCTGAACAGACGAAACACACTCCCGGGGCCGCACGTCGAAGTACGTTGCCGCCCCGCTTCTACGTTGAGGGGGTCGGAGCCATGGGCCGCGGCCGTCAGAAGGCTAAGCAGACCAAGGTCGCTCGTGCGCTGAAGTACTACAGCCCCGAGACGAACTACCAAGCTCTCGAACAAGAGCTCACTGGTCACAGCCACACGGATCTCGCGACAGATCCTCGCTACGGAGCGAGGTCTTCCGAGGACAACAGCGGAGAGTACGACCAGCCGTTCGCCGGCTGGTCCGACGACCGCTGA
- a CDS encoding BldC family transcriptional regulator — translation MSVHGESEVLLTPAEVASLFRVDPKTVTRWAKAGKLSSIRTLGGHRRYRESEVRALLGAASENAEGVDKG, via the coding sequence ATGTCCGTCCATGGAGAGTCCGAAGTTCTGCTCACACCGGCCGAGGTCGCGAGCCTGTTCCGCGTCGATCCCAAGACCGTCACTCGCTGGGCCAAGGCCGGCAAGCTGTCGTCGATCCGGACCCTCGGGGGGCATCGTCGCTATCGCGAGTCCGAGGTTCGCGCACTCCTGGGTGCCGCGAGCGAGAACGCCGAGGGCGTCGACAAGGGCTGA